A window from Streptomyces sp. NBC_00271 encodes these proteins:
- a CDS encoding MOSC domain-containing protein, with amino-acid sequence MKLLSLNIARPRAVPYTDHPEGVTGIDKRPVDGPVRVTAPGPKGVGASGLAGDAVCDLRHHGGNDQAVYAVAREDLDDWGRELGRPLASGAFGENLTTQGLDVSGARIGERWRVGSEVVLEVTSGRIPCRTFQGHVGEQRWVKRFTQKGAPGAYLRVIEPGEIRAGDPIEVVHRPDHEVTVAFAFRAETTERALLTRVLAAGDALHPELLEMAKKYVARHSG; translated from the coding sequence ATGAAGCTTCTGTCCTTGAACATCGCCCGCCCTCGGGCCGTTCCGTACACGGACCACCCCGAGGGCGTGACCGGCATCGACAAGCGACCGGTGGACGGGCCTGTGCGGGTGACGGCACCCGGGCCCAAGGGGGTCGGCGCGAGCGGCCTCGCCGGGGACGCGGTGTGCGACCTGCGCCATCACGGCGGGAACGACCAGGCGGTGTACGCGGTCGCCCGCGAGGACCTCGACGACTGGGGGCGCGAGCTCGGCCGGCCGCTGGCGAGCGGCGCGTTCGGCGAGAACCTGACGACTCAGGGGCTCGACGTGTCCGGCGCGCGGATCGGCGAGCGCTGGCGCGTCGGCTCCGAGGTGGTCCTCGAAGTCACCAGCGGGCGCATCCCCTGCCGTACGTTCCAGGGGCACGTCGGTGAGCAGCGCTGGGTGAAGCGGTTCACCCAGAAGGGCGCGCCCGGTGCCTATCTGCGGGTGATCGAGCCGGGCGAGATCCGGGCGGGCGACCCGATCGAGGTCGTGCACCGGCCCGACCACGAGGTGACGGTCGCCTTCGCCTTCCGTGCCGAGACGACCGAACGGGCGCTGCTGACAAGGGTGTTGGCCGCGGGCGACGCGCTGCACCCGGAGTTGCTGGAGATGGCGAAGAAGTACGTGGCGCGGCACAGCGGCTAG